GGTCAAGTTCATTTAAAAATTCTTCTTTTGGACTATGTAAGTTCAAATTACCACTTTTAGCTAGTAAATTAAGAACTAAATCAAGTTTTTTATTAATGATTTCAATTTCAATATTTTGAAGATTAAATCAATGCTTAATATTTGAATGGAATGGACTTAAACTAGCAAAAATGCTTTTTCTAAATGCGTAGAAAATACTTGATTGAAACTTATGAAAAGTATCATTAAGAGATTTTTTCTCTTAGATATTCAATTAGAATATTTTGAAGCGCACTATTAATGCTCTTTTTGCTATTTTTAAGTTCTTGTAATCAACTATTTACTAATACCTTTTCATCTAAATCTAAATTAGATAGTTTTACGGAAAAACTTTTCATTTCTTCAACATCTTTATTTACTTTTTTACTCATTAAATATATTCTCCTTTACTTTTGAATAATAATTCTTGTTCATAGTCATTGTAATGAATACTAATAATGTATCTTAAATTGGAACCAATGTTTAAAATTCCTTGTCCAACACTTGCTCTTTCTAAAAACATCTTCTCTGTTTCGGTTAATTCTTTATTTTTGCTAAATAATTTCTCATTAATATCTTGTATTTCACTACTTTTTTGTCTTAAAAACAATGAATAATCACAGTTAGAAAGAAGCGCATTAGCATTGTCTTTTTCTCTGTAAAAATCACTTAAATTTTGAGTGTCCATTACAACTGAAAGTCCGTATTTTCTAGCAGTTTTAATTGTGCTAAATAAGAAATCAAATAGTTTTTGGTTTTTACTTTTCACAAAGAAATGTGCTTCTCCAATGAATAAACTAAGTTGTTTTTTCTCTTGTCTGTTTTTTGAAATTCTATCTTGTAAGAAATTAAGCACTACAAAGAGAATAATTTGGTCTTGATGTGCTTCTGCACTTTCGCTTGTGTTAATAATGCTATGTAAGTCAAAAATGGTATATTGACTATTAATATCAAAATTGGTATAGTTATTAAAAAGAATTGCTAAGGTATTATTTGTTTTGAAAATTTGTTTAAGTTGATGTGAAAGTAGTTTTAACTTGTCTTGGAAATTGATTTTTTCTCATTGATTATTGTTAAAATCATAATTATCAATTACATCAATTAAATCATCAATTTTCACTCATTTATTATTCGGAATATTTGCAAGGTTGATTTTATCGTCAAAATAACCTTTTGAAGCATAAAGTTTATTTAAACAAATTTTAAGATAGTTCATTAATGTGCTTGATAATTCTCCTTTAAAGACTAAATCAAAGAATTTTTCAAGGTAATCAATATGTTTATTGATTTTAGTTGTATTATTAATCTCTTTATCAAAATTCTCGCTAAATGCATCTCTAACTTGAAGCACATTAATTGAAAGTGGGTTTTTCTTGCTTGCAAAATCTAAAATTGATGCTCCAAGTAAATCTCCATTTTGCTTATATTCCCGTTGTAAATCAAGCACAATAACATCTCTGTTATTAGCAATATCATTTAAAATCATTTTCTCTGCAAAGGTACTTTTACCTGCTCCACTGGTTCCGGTAATAAACATATTTGCATTTGTTCTTTCAGGGGTTTTCTTAAATCTATCTAAAAAGATATATTCATCATTAATTCCCTTACCAACAAATAAGTTGTTATAGTCATTAAATGAGTTTTGTAAAAATCATCAACCGTCTGAAAAGTTATCAATTAAAATAGTTTTTCGATTTTCATTGTAATAATTGCTAATTAACTTAGTTGATAAAATAGTCTCTTGTATGCTAAAAACAGGAACATCAATTTTAATTTTGTTATTAAATGCTTCTTTTTTAATTTCTCTTACTCTATCTCTTAACTCTTTAAGAGATTTTCCTTTAATTTCAACATAAGCAGTGAAATTGTAAAGATACTTATCATTATCTACCACTTGCTTTAAGATTTCATTTAAAGTATTTACGTAGTTATCATTTCTTCTATTAATTGTTGCTTTTTTATTCACTTCGATTTCAATTGTTTTTTGTGTTGCATAATCAATAACATCATTTGTTGAACTTTCACTCATTTTAGAGAGTTTAAAATAGGTATTTCCGTATTTAGTTAAAAAGTATTTTAAATACCCTTTTGGTAAATGAAGCGGAAGATTATTAATTGCTAAAAAGGTTCTGTATTGATTATCTTTGTATTTAATGTAGTTGCTTTTAATTGTGAATTCTTCTTCATAAAAGACACTATTTAAATACACAAAATCTTCTTTTTGAATTGCATTAATTTCTTTTCAAGTTTGCTCTTTAATTGCTTCATTTTCTTTTTGCAACTGTTTAAGTTTTGTTTTATCAAATTTGCATTTAATCATATCTAACAAGGTTAATTTTCAATATGCTTTTTTAAATAGTTCTAACTCCTGAAAGTTATTAATCATAGTTAGATGTAATTTAGATACTTTGTGAATGTAAAAGAAATTAATAAACATACTTTGAAGCATTTCTCAAAAGGTAAATTTTCTTTTTACGGACACAATTTTATCTTTTAGTTTTTCATCAATTTCTTCTTGAAGCAAGAACTTTGTAAGTTTTTCTTCATCAATTTTGTAATTATTTACAATTGCTAAAAAATCAATAATTTCTAGTTTGTTTAAAATGTAAGCATTAATACCTAAATTTTGAATGTTATCAATTAAAACATCTGCTTCAAAATTTAGTGCATTTAAATCTTTGGTTCTAAGTACAATGTAGTATTTTTCAATTTCCACTTGACTATTTTCTTTATCAATATCTTTAATTAAACTTTCATAGTAATTAATTTCAATTTCATTTAATTTGCTTTTTAAATTGATTTGCTCTTCAAGTTTTTCTAAATTTTTATACAAATCGCTTTTAGCATTTGTTTTGATAATATCGTAATCTAAACTAACACTTTCTAAAACATAGTTAATGCTTTGGAGTTTCTTTTCAATATCTTCTTCATTTTCTGACCAAATATCTAAACCTGAAAACCCAATCACTTTTAAGTATTTATATTCTTTGTTATTAAAGAGTGTAATTACATCATCTTTAATAATGTTTTTGTATGGTATTAAACTCTTTGTTTCTTTTGATGTATATTTCTTTTTACTGAATAAAAAGACAATCATTTTATAAAATCATTTGTAAAACCTTAAACCTTTTCATTTAAGAAAAGCAATACCATTTAAAATAATGGAAATAATGACTAAAATGATTTTAGTTTTAGTAGAAAAGTCTCTGAAAACAACATTTCAAAACAAAATTGAAGCAACAAAAATGACCATTGCAATTATTGTTTCTGTAAAACTTAAACCGTACTTAAATTCTGTTCGCTTTTTAGTTAAATCTTTATTTGTATGTGTCATTCGCTTTTCTCCTTATTGTTTTAAGTTTTCTTTCATTTGATTTAATTTATCAAGCATTCCACTTGCTCTTTCACCACTTTGTGCGTGTTTAATATTTGCTTCTTTAAATGGAGCAGAGAAAGTATCTTTTAAACCGCTAAATAATCTTTTTCCACTTTCTTTAAATAATGTTCCTTTGAATTTATCTCCTTTTAGTCCTTTAATGTTTTGAACATTTTGTTTAAATGTATTAAATGCACTAGCAGCACCACTTTTTACATTGTCAAAGTTTTTATAAAGGTTTTTACCACCCCTAATTGCTTTTGCACCACCACGTGCAACAGCAAGACCACCTTTAACTGCTTTTGCTCCAACTCCTAATGCAATTGCACCAGCACCCATAGCAGCAGTTTTTAATTGTGATATTTGTGAAAGTTGTGAAAGTCCTTCGCGTACTGAAAGATTATCTCCAAAGAATGCAGCAGTAATTACGGTTGCTCCATTAATTGATAAAGTAGCACCAATTAAAATGAAAATCTTAGTAAAGGTATGTAATAAACCGTCATCATTTTTATCTCAAAATGAAAGAGTTCTATTGATAAATAAAACATAAATTTGAATAATAACAGGGTAGAGTGCAATTGAGAAAAATTTAGATACAAACATCAATTTTCATTTCTTCATCATTTTTCCATTATCTACCACTGAATAAGCACTTATTCAAGGACTAATGATAAACATATAAAGTAGTTCAAAGATTTTAATAATCACTGATAATAATGTAAATACAAATAAAATTGTTGGAACCACAACACCAATAAACCCAACAAGAATAAACTGATGTAGGACTTTGTATGTTTTGGTACATATCATAAGAAAAATCATAACCGTCATTCGCCATTTTATCTCATAAAGAGTTATGAATTTCTTGTGGTTTAATTACTCTAAAAATTTCTCTATCAATGCTAAAACTTTGACCTTGATTTACAAGGAAAATAAGTTGTTTTAACACAAACATACATAAGCATAAGATAAAAACGAAAAACATTAAAAACAGATAATGTTTAAAAGCGTTTTTTAAACATATCATACGACACTTGTCCTTTTTTCGTTTTTCATTCCCCTTATTGCTTGATAAACTAGGAAAATTCCTATTAGTAATAAACTGGTTATAAGGAACTTAAAGAACATTTCTGGTATGCTAAAATTACCACCAAAAATATCATCACTTTTAGTTCCAAAAAGTACATAAAAAGGTAATTCGAGTGATATTTTTAAGAAAATATCTTGAATTCATTGAAATAGTCATAACGACAATCTAATGACTTGTCATAATGCACTAAATAACGGGAAAAATAATCAGTCAAATACAAACATCTATTTACCCTTTTCTACAATACATTCAGTAAAACACCAGTAGATACAGCAATAATTAAACAAATGATTGTAGCAATAGCAAGAGTGTTTCTTGAATCTTTTGTATTTTGATCACCTTGACCACCTTTAAGTTTTGTGTTTAATCAGATAGTTTTAAAAGCTAGAATTAAAAATAAAATTGAAAATGCAAGTGGAACCAAAACTCCTGCAATTTGCTGTGCTACAGTCCTTGTTTCTGTTAATAATTCAGATATTGCATTTCCAATACCTGAAATTGATTTACCGTCGATCATATTTTTTTCCTTTCTTACTCCATTACTGCATAAATGAATTTAAATGGAGTTTTTTAATAATTTCTTTTTTGAATTCTTCAAAAGAATTCTCTTTTGGTTTAGTTTCGAGTTTTTGTTTTAAATATTTTTTAAGTAATTCATTTTTACGAGTATTTTCAGTAAAAGTTTTTTCTCAAAAAGTCCTTTGAGAAAAGTCTTCTTCATTAATAATTTCTTCCATAAATGAATTTAAATTGTTATCTTCATAGTTATAAATTCAATTAATAAAATCAAATGGATTATAAATATCATTTAAATCAGTATTATTAGCAATAAAATCAACTCACAAGATGCTTTCTTTTTTGTTTCTTACCATTACAAACCCGAAGAAATTATTTGGGTTAATTAGTTTGTATAAATTCTTTCTTCAAGTTTTATAAAACTCAGTTAAAGAACCATTTTGCTTTCTAATTAAATAAAGCATTCCGTCTTTTTCTCCAAGTTGTCTTACTTTACTAATTTCCTGACTGGGTAATTGATTT
This genomic window from Mycoplasmopsis gallinacea contains:
- a CDS encoding Mbov_0396 family ICE element transmembrane protein, which encodes MICTKTYKVLHQFILVGFIGVVVPTILFVFTLLSVIIKIFELLYMFIISPWISAYSVVDNGKMMKKWKLMFVSKFFSIALYPVIIQIYVLFINRTLSFWDKNDDGLLHTFTKIFILIGATLSINGATVITAAFFGDNLSVREGLSQLSQISQLKTAAMGAGAIALGVGAKAVKGGLAVARGGAKAIRGGKNLYKNFDNVKSGAASAFNTFKQNVQNIKGLKGDKFKGTLFKESGKRLFSGLKDTFSAPFKEANIKHAQSGERASGMLDKLNQMKENLKQ
- a CDS encoding Mbov_0398 family ICE element protein, which codes for MFYAFRKSIFASLSPFHSNIKHWFNLQNIEIEIINKKLDLVLNLLAKSGNLNLHSPKEEFLNELDHFKIVRKNETIELMLNKKKEDEKIKETVKTFERFQKVAFDTEEDVANKISKLEQGESDGI
- a CDS encoding VirB4 family type IV secretion system protein, encoding MTHTNKDLTKKRTEFKYGLSFTETIIAMVIFVASILFWNVVFRDFSTKTKIILVIISIILNGIAFLKWKGLRFYKWFYKMIVFLFSKKKYTSKETKSLIPYKNIIKDDVITLFNNKEYKYLKVIGFSGLDIWSENEEDIEKKLQSINYVLESVSLDYDIIKTNAKSDLYKNLEKLEEQINLKSKLNEIEINYYESLIKDIDKENSQVEIEKYYIVLRTKDLNALNFEADVLIDNIQNLGINAYILNKLEIIDFLAIVNNYKIDEEKLTKFLLQEEIDEKLKDKIVSVKRKFTFWEMLQSMFINFFYIHKVSKLHLTMINNFQELELFKKAYWKLTLLDMIKCKFDKTKLKQLQKENEAIKEQTWKEINAIQKEDFVYLNSVFYEEEFTIKSNYIKYKDNQYRTFLAINNLPLHLPKGYLKYFLTKYGNTYFKLSKMSESSTNDVIDYATQKTIEIEVNKKATINRRNDNYVNTLNEILKQVVDNDKYLYNFTAYVEIKGKSLKELRDRVREIKKEAFNNKIKIDVPVFSIQETILSTKLISNYYNENRKTILIDNFSDGWWFLQNSFNDYNNLFVGKGINDEYIFLDRFKKTPERTNANMFITGTSGAGKSTFAEKMILNDIANNRDVIVLDLQREYKQNGDLLGASILDFASKKNPLSINVLQVRDAFSENFDKEINNTTKINKHIDYLEKFFDLVFKGELSSTLMNYLKICLNKLYASKGYFDDKINLANIPNNKWVKIDDLIDVIDNYDFNNNQWEKINFQDKLKLLSHQLKQIFKTNNTLAILFNNYTNFDINSQYTIFDLHSIINTSESAEAHQDQIILFVVLNFLQDRISKNRQEKKQLSLFIGEAHFFVKSKNQKLFDFLFSTIKTARKYGLSVVMDTQNLSDFYREKDNANALLSNCDYSLFLRQKSSEIQDINEKLFSKNKELTETEKMFLERASVGQGILNIGSNLRYIISIHYNDYEQELLFKSKGEYI